The Brasilonema sennae CENA114 genome includes a region encoding these proteins:
- a CDS encoding NifX-associated nitrogen fixation protein — protein sequence MSFTNNVNGTRPTETLDSPFLKAIVQQFRGQDTYGTYRSWSDDLLLKPFIVSKQKKREISVEGEIDLMTQARIMAFYRAVAACIEKETGLLSQVVVDLNHEGFGWALVFSGRLLLAAKTLRDAHRFGFDSLEKLAEEGEKFVQTGVSLAQRFPEVGRI from the coding sequence ATGAGTTTCACTAATAATGTAAATGGAACACGCCCAACCGAAACCTTAGACTCGCCTTTTCTCAAGGCGATTGTCCAACAGTTCCGGGGTCAAGATACTTACGGAACTTATCGTAGTTGGTCGGATGATTTGCTGCTCAAACCATTTATTGTCAGCAAACAAAAGAAACGAGAAATTTCCGTTGAAGGTGAAATTGATCTGATGACTCAGGCAAGAATTATGGCATTTTATCGTGCTGTCGCTGCCTGCATTGAAAAGGAAACAGGTCTTTTATCTCAAGTTGTGGTTGATTTGAATCATGAAGGATTTGGCTGGGCACTGGTCTTTTCTGGTCGTCTTTTGTTAGCTGCAAAGACTTTAAGGGATGCACATCGCTTTGGCTTTGACTCGTTGGAAAAATTAGCAGAAGAGGGAGAAAAGTTCGTACAAACTGGCGTCAGTTTGGCTCAGCGTTTCCCGGAAGTAGGTAGAATTTAA
- the nifX gene encoding nitrogen fixation protein NifX translates to MKIAFTTSDKVHINAHFGSAKEIDVYEISDKGYEFLETLTFDGDLKQDGNEDKVTPKLDALYDCKIVYVAAIGGSAAARLIKKGVTPVKARSEEEEIAEILNKLVQTLKSNPPPWLRKALQAKPKSFEDELEEEATV, encoded by the coding sequence ATGAAGATTGCCTTTACAACAAGTGATAAAGTTCATATCAATGCTCATTTTGGGTCGGCTAAAGAAATTGATGTGTATGAAATTTCTGACAAAGGTTACGAGTTTTTAGAAACTCTGACATTTGATGGTGACCTCAAACAAGATGGTAATGAGGATAAGGTAACACCAAAACTTGATGCACTATATGATTGCAAGATTGTTTATGTTGCAGCAATTGGAGGTAGTGCGGCAGCTCGGTTAATTAAGAAGGGTGTGACTCCAGTTAAGGCGCGTTCTGAAGAAGAAGAGATTGCTGAGATTCTTAACAAATTAGTGCAAACTCTTAAGAGTAATCCTCCGCCTTGGCTGCGTAAAGCATTACAGGCAAAACCCAAAAGTTTTGAAGATGAATTGGAAGAGGAAGCAACAGTATGA
- the nifN gene encoding nitrogenase iron-molybdenum cofactor biosynthesis protein NifN → MAIVTVTNSSVAVNSFKLSQPLGAALALLGLKGMIPVFHGSQGCTAFAKSMLVKHFCESIPLSTTAMMEVSTILGGEENVEQAIVTLAEKSKPEIIGLCTTALTETRGDDMPRFLKQVRDRHPELNHLPIVLVSSPDFKGTLQDGYAAAVESIVKELAQKSDNPNPSPTQVAILPSSAFTPGDVEEIKEIITAFGLKPIVVPDLSASLDGHLEDSYSAITACGTSITELREIGNSVFTLAFGESMRSAAQILHERFGIPYEVFGELTGLEPVDNFLQALADLSGTSVPEKYRRQRRQLQDAMLDTHFYFGCKRVSLALEPDLLWSTVHFLRSMGAEIHAAVTTTRSPLLEKLPINSVTIGDLEDFEQLAPTSDLLIGNSHTVAVANRLGIPLYRQGFPIFDRVGNGLFTKVGYRGTMQVLFDIGNIFLQAEEARIQHSGSFNILSSEI, encoded by the coding sequence ATGGCGATTGTGACTGTGACAAACTCATCAGTTGCTGTTAATTCTTTCAAGCTGAGTCAACCTTTGGGTGCTGCTTTAGCGTTGTTAGGCTTAAAGGGAATGATACCTGTATTCCACGGTTCCCAAGGCTGTACTGCTTTTGCCAAATCCATGTTGGTGAAGCATTTTTGTGAGTCGATTCCCCTTTCTACCACAGCAATGATGGAAGTTAGCACCATCTTGGGTGGGGAGGAGAATGTAGAACAGGCTATTGTTACGTTAGCCGAGAAGTCAAAGCCAGAAATCATTGGTTTGTGTACGACTGCACTGACAGAAACCAGAGGCGATGATATGCCGCGATTTCTTAAGCAAGTCCGCGATCGCCATCCAGAACTCAATCATCTACCGATTGTATTAGTCTCGTCTCCTGATTTTAAGGGCACATTGCAGGATGGGTATGCTGCTGCTGTTGAGAGCATCGTTAAGGAACTTGCCCAAAAAAGTGACAACCCAAACCCTTCTCCCACACAAGTCGCGATTTTGCCAAGTTCAGCTTTCACGCCTGGAGATGTGGAGGAGATAAAAGAGATTATCACCGCTTTTGGATTGAAGCCGATTGTTGTTCCTGATCTTTCTGCTTCACTAGATGGTCATTTAGAAGATTCTTACAGTGCTATCACAGCTTGTGGGACAAGCATAACAGAACTGCGCGAGATTGGTAATTCTGTATTCACCTTAGCTTTTGGTGAGAGTATGCGGAGTGCCGCGCAAATTTTGCATGAGCGTTTTGGCATTCCCTATGAGGTGTTTGGTGAACTGACTGGATTAGAACCAGTGGATAATTTCTTGCAAGCATTGGCAGATTTAAGTGGTACCAGTGTACCAGAAAAATACCGCCGCCAGCGCCGTCAGTTGCAAGATGCCATGCTCGACACTCACTTTTATTTTGGGTGCAAACGAGTATCCTTAGCACTAGAACCAGATTTACTCTGGTCAACAGTTCATTTTCTCAGATCAATGGGTGCTGAAATTCATGCAGCGGTAACGACGACTCGCTCCCCCTTGCTAGAAAAACTTCCTATTAATAGTGTCACCATCGGTGATTTGGAAGACTTTGAGCAACTCGCACCAACGTCTGATCTGCTCATTGGTAACTCCCACACAGTTGCTGTCGCAAATCGCTTAGGAATTCCCCTTTATCGTCAAGGATTTCCTATTTTTGACCGCGTGGGTAATGGTCTATTTACTAAAGTTGGCTACCGAGGTACAATGCAGGTTTTGTTTGATATTGGAAACATTTTCTTGCAGGCTGAGGAAGCTAGGATTCAGCACTCTGGAAGTTTCAATATTTTGAGTTCAGAAATTTAA
- the nifE gene encoding nitrogenase iron-molybdenum cofactor biosynthesis protein NifE gives MKITQSKINELLTQPGCEHNQSKHGDKKNKSCAQQPKPGAAQGGCAFDGAMIALVPITDAAHLVHGPIACSGNSWGSRGSLSSGPVLYKTGFTTDLDETDVIFGGEKKLYKAILEVQNRYKPTAVFVYSTCVTALIGDDIDAVCKAAANKTGTPVIPVNAPGFIGSKNFGNRLAGEALLDYVVGTAEPEFTTPLDINLIGEYNVAGEMWNVVRLFEKLGIRVLAKMTGDGRYNEICYAHRAKLNVMICSKALLNMATKMEERYGIPYIEESFYGVEDMNRCLRNVAAKLGDPDLQERTEKLIAEETAALDVALAPYREKLKGKRVVLYTGGVKSWSIISAAKDLGMEVVATSTRKSTEEDKARIKKLLGQDGIMLEQESPKELLRIIKEKNADMLIAGGRNQYTALKARIPFLHINQERHHPYAGYEGMVEMARELYEAVYSPVWQQVRKPAPWEVAESVEQPVSSSSVLQEVH, from the coding sequence ATGAAAATCACCCAAAGTAAAATTAACGAGTTGCTCACTCAACCTGGGTGCGAACACAATCAAAGCAAGCATGGAGACAAGAAAAACAAATCCTGCGCGCAACAACCCAAGCCGGGAGCTGCTCAAGGGGGTTGTGCCTTTGATGGTGCAATGATTGCTTTAGTACCCATTACGGATGCTGCTCATTTGGTTCACGGACCGATCGCCTGCTCTGGTAACTCTTGGGGAAGTCGTGGTAGTCTTTCCTCTGGTCCTGTGCTGTACAAAACAGGTTTTACCACTGATTTGGATGAAACCGATGTGATCTTCGGTGGCGAGAAAAAGCTGTACAAAGCGATTCTGGAAGTACAAAATCGCTACAAACCAACTGCAGTTTTTGTCTACTCCACCTGTGTCACTGCCTTAATTGGTGATGATATAGATGCTGTTTGTAAAGCTGCTGCCAACAAAACAGGAACTCCTGTTATTCCTGTCAATGCACCAGGATTCATCGGTAGTAAGAATTTTGGTAACCGCCTTGCTGGTGAAGCTTTGCTGGATTACGTTGTGGGTACAGCGGAACCTGAATTCACTACACCATTAGACATCAACCTCATCGGTGAGTACAATGTTGCGGGGGAAATGTGGAATGTCGTGCGACTGTTTGAGAAATTAGGTATTCGAGTTTTGGCGAAAATGACAGGTGATGGGCGTTACAACGAAATCTGTTACGCTCACCGTGCCAAGCTCAACGTGATGATTTGCTCAAAAGCGCTGCTGAATATGGCGACAAAAATGGAAGAGCGCTATGGCATCCCCTACATTGAAGAGTCTTTCTACGGTGTAGAAGACATGAACCGTTGTCTGCGGAATGTTGCTGCAAAGTTAGGTGATCCCGATTTACAAGAGCGTACAGAAAAGCTCATTGCTGAAGAAACTGCTGCTTTGGATGTCGCTTTGGCTCCCTATCGCGAGAAACTCAAAGGCAAAAGAGTTGTTCTTTATACTGGTGGTGTCAAGAGTTGGTCGATTATCTCGGCAGCTAAGGACTTGGGGATGGAAGTTGTTGCTACAAGTACAAGAAAGAGTACTGAGGAAGACAAAGCCCGAATCAAGAAGTTGCTCGGTCAGGATGGCATCATGCTAGAACAAGAAAGTCCTAAGGAGCTGCTACGGATCATCAAGGAAAAGAACGCTGATATGTTGATTGCTGGAGGTCGCAATCAATACACCGCTTTGAAAGCTCGGATTCCTTTTCTACACATCAACCAAGAACGCCATCATCCGTATGCAGGCTATGAAGGAATGGTGGAAATGGCACGAGAACTGTACGAAGCTGTTTATAGCCCTGTTTGGCAGCAAGTACGCAAACCCGCACCGTGGGAAGTTGCTGAATCTGTTGAGCAACCAGTTTCTTCCTCTTCTGTTCTACAGGAGGTGCATTGA
- a CDS encoding Mo-dependent nitrogenase C-terminal domain-containing protein: protein MKTITHTHNHQEHHSPTSRKPGSFDILYPLRRLVDGFQVKNARLAHLCCQIIPCCCPFERNLRLFGRTFHIPPLCKLNPLYDNFVGLRFRALSYLSDECGEDVRKYIC from the coding sequence ATGAAAACTATAACTCACACTCATAATCACCAGGAACACCATTCACCTACTTCTAGAAAACCAGGCTCATTTGATATTTTATATCCTTTGCGTCGTCTGGTGGATGGGTTTCAAGTAAAAAATGCTCGGCTTGCTCATCTTTGTTGCCAAATAATTCCTTGCTGTTGCCCCTTTGAGCGAAATCTGAGATTATTTGGACGTACTTTTCATATTCCGCCACTGTGTAAACTCAATCCTTTGTATGACAATTTTGTCGGATTGCGTTTTCGAGCATTATCTTACTTATCTGATGAGTGTGGAGAAGATGTAAGAAAATACATTTGCTAA